The following proteins are encoded in a genomic region of Natrarchaeobius halalkaliphilus:
- a CDS encoding methylglyoxal synthase produces MTRLALIAHDEKKPDLVDFARTHESQLDSYELIATGTTGKRLMDETELEVERKESGPLGGDLMIGSEVAEGALDGVVFLRDPLRAQPHEPDISALLRICDVHDTALATNLSSAAFLIEGLTN; encoded by the coding sequence ATGACGCGTCTCGCGCTCATCGCCCACGACGAAAAGAAACCGGATCTCGTCGACTTCGCACGAACGCACGAATCCCAGCTCGATTCCTACGAGCTGATCGCGACCGGAACGACCGGGAAACGACTGATGGACGAGACCGAGCTCGAGGTCGAACGCAAGGAGTCCGGTCCGCTCGGGGGCGACCTGATGATCGGCTCGGAGGTCGCAGAAGGGGCACTCGACGGCGTCGTATTCCTGCGTGACCCCTTGCGAGCACAGCCACACGAGCCCGATATCTCGGCTCTGCTACGAATCTGTGACGTCCACGACACGGCACTCGCGACGAATCTCTCGTCGGCTGCGTTTCTGATCGAGGGACTCACAAACTAA
- a CDS encoding DUF2240 family protein has product MSLRVAVAAPFIQNGTERLEESEFVVSLSLDRDWFSPDQAKRLIDVATLEGLLEHEEGDLVVAFDPAAVTVPEEFVPDEELLCERSAFERVLDTLVADGTEKHDAVGAINSLQQELGLTIEAAAVVYASREGVDVSDLVPIARSTLTDDDAH; this is encoded by the coding sequence ATGAGCCTTCGCGTTGCAGTCGCCGCACCGTTCATCCAGAACGGGACCGAACGCCTCGAGGAGAGCGAGTTCGTCGTTTCCCTCTCGCTCGACCGGGACTGGTTCTCGCCCGATCAAGCGAAACGGCTGATCGACGTCGCGACCCTCGAAGGACTGCTCGAACACGAGGAAGGCGACCTCGTCGTAGCGTTCGATCCAGCCGCGGTCACCGTTCCCGAGGAGTTCGTCCCCGACGAGGAACTGTTGTGCGAACGCTCCGCGTTCGAGCGGGTTCTCGATACCCTCGTCGCCGACGGAACCGAAAAACACGACGCCGTCGGGGCGATCAACTCGCTCCAACAGGAGCTCGGACTCACGATCGAAGCTGCGGCCGTGGTCTACGCCAGCCGCGAGGGCGTCGACGTCTCCGATCTCGTGCCGATCGCACGCTCGACGCTTACCGACGACGACGCCCACTGA
- a CDS encoding CDC48 family AAA ATPase, giving the protein MNEVQLEVAKAYPNDSGRGIARLDPDTLLHLKLSPGDIIEIEGADTTAAKVWRADRQDWNTDTVRIDGFTRQNADVGIGERVTIRKAEATKADTLVLAPPEEASVQFGSDAAGMVKRQILKRPVVGRDIVPVMSSTNHPFMRSPGQAIPLIAVETEPEGVVLITEDTDVELREEPISGFEKTGGGITYEDIGGLQSEIQRVREMVELPMKHPQIFKKLGIEPPQGVLLHGPPGTGKTLLAKAVANETSASFFSIAGPEIISKYYGESEQQLREIFEDASEEAPAIIFIDELDSIAPKREDVTGEVERRVVAQLLTMMDGLEARGQVIVIAATNRVDSVDPALRRPGRFDREIEIGVPDETGREEILQIHTRGMPLSDDVNLSHLADETHGFVGADIESLTKEAAMKALRRYLPEIDLDEEDIPPSLIDRMIVKRTDFRGALNEVEPSAMREVLVELPKISWDDVGGLHEAKDQVKESVEWPLNNPGRFDRLGIDPPAGVLLYGPPGTGKTLMAKAVANETNANFISVRGPQLLSKWVGESEKAIRQTFRKARQVSPTVIFFDELDALAPGRGGEVGSNVSERVVNQLLTELDGLEEMENVMVIGATNRPDMIDPALLRSGRFDRLVMIGQPDVDGRERILEIHTADMPLAADVTLREVAEITDGYVGSDLESIAREAAIEALREDHDADVVEMRHFRQAMESVRPTITDDILDYYEQIEEEFKGGSSGPDPTGRRGSRIGFQ; this is encoded by the coding sequence ATGAACGAAGTTCAACTGGAGGTTGCCAAGGCGTACCCGAACGACTCGGGCCGTGGTATCGCCCGACTCGATCCGGACACTCTGTTACATCTAAAGCTCAGTCCGGGCGACATCATCGAGATCGAAGGTGCGGACACGACCGCTGCGAAGGTGTGGCGTGCGGACCGACAGGACTGGAACACGGACACGGTACGTATCGACGGTTTCACCCGACAGAACGCCGACGTGGGGATCGGTGAACGGGTGACGATCCGAAAGGCGGAAGCGACCAAGGCGGACACGCTCGTGCTCGCACCGCCCGAGGAGGCGTCGGTCCAGTTCGGCTCCGACGCCGCCGGCATGGTGAAACGGCAGATCTTGAAGCGGCCCGTGGTCGGCCGGGACATCGTTCCGGTCATGTCCTCGACGAACCACCCGTTCATGCGCTCGCCGGGCCAGGCGATCCCGCTGATCGCCGTCGAAACAGAGCCCGAAGGCGTCGTTCTCATCACCGAGGACACGGACGTCGAGTTGCGCGAAGAGCCGATTTCCGGCTTCGAGAAAACGGGCGGCGGCATCACCTACGAGGATATCGGCGGCTTACAGAGCGAAATCCAGCGGGTCAGGGAGATGGTCGAGCTCCCGATGAAACACCCCCAGATCTTCAAGAAGCTGGGTATCGAGCCACCGCAAGGTGTCTTGCTCCACGGGCCGCCGGGGACGGGCAAGACGCTACTGGCCAAGGCCGTCGCCAACGAGACGTCGGCCAGCTTCTTCTCCATCGCCGGCCCGGAGATCATCTCGAAGTACTACGGCGAGTCCGAACAGCAACTCAGGGAGATCTTCGAGGACGCGAGCGAGGAGGCACCCGCCATCATCTTCATCGACGAACTCGACTCCATCGCGCCCAAACGCGAGGACGTCACCGGCGAGGTCGAACGCCGGGTCGTCGCACAGCTTCTGACCATGATGGACGGCCTCGAGGCCCGCGGACAGGTCATCGTCATCGCGGCGACCAACCGGGTCGATAGCGTCGATCCCGCGCTACGCCGACCGGGGCGGTTCGACCGCGAGATCGAGATCGGCGTCCCCGACGAGACGGGTCGCGAGGAGATCCTCCAGATACACACGCGCGGAATGCCGCTTTCGGACGACGTCAATCTCTCCCATCTGGCCGACGAAACGCACGGTTTCGTCGGTGCGGACATCGAGAGCCTGACCAAGGAAGCCGCGATGAAGGCGCTGCGACGGTACCTACCGGAGATCGACCTCGACGAGGAGGACATCCCGCCGAGCCTCATCGATCGAATGATCGTCAAGCGCACCGACTTCCGGGGTGCGCTGAACGAAGTCGAGCCCTCGGCGATGCGGGAAGTGTTAGTCGAGTTGCCAAAGATTTCCTGGGACGACGTCGGCGGCCTCCACGAAGCGAAAGACCAGGTCAAAGAGTCCGTCGAGTGGCCGCTGAACAATCCCGGACGCTTCGACAGGCTCGGAATCGATCCACCGGCCGGCGTCCTGCTATACGGTCCGCCCGGAACCGGAAAGACGCTCATGGCGAAAGCGGTCGCCAACGAGACCAACGCGAACTTCATCTCGGTCCGTGGACCACAGCTGCTCTCGAAGTGGGTCGGTGAATCGGAGAAGGCGATCCGTCAGACCTTCCGCAAAGCGCGGCAGGTCTCCCCGACGGTAATCTTCTTCGACGAACTCGACGCGCTTGCTCCGGGGCGGGGCGGCGAAGTCGGTTCGAACGTTTCCGAGCGAGTCGTCAATCAGTTGCTGACCGAACTCGACGGCCTCGAGGAGATGGAGAACGTGATGGTCATCGGCGCGACCAACCGTCCGGACATGATCGATCCCGCGCTCCTCCGATCGGGCCGGTTCGATCGACTCGTCATGATCGGCCAGCCGGACGTGGACGGACGCGAACGGATCCTCGAGATTCACACGGCGGACATGCCGCTTGCCGCCGACGTCACGCTGCGTGAAGTCGCAGAGATCACGGACGGCTACGTCGGCAGCGACCTCGAGTCGATAGCCCGTGAAGCGGCGATCGAGGCCCTGCGTGAGGATCACGATGCCGACGTCGTCGAGATGCGACACTTCCGACAGGCGATGGAGAGCGTGCGGCCGACCATCACCGACGACATCCTCGACTACTACGAGCAGATCGAAGAGGAGTTCAAAGGTGGCTCGAGCGGTCCGGACCCGACCGGCCGTCGCGGCAGCCGCATCGGCTTCCAGTAG
- a CDS encoding cation:proton antiporter → MNQIALAADFAIIIVVATAIGLIARQLGQPTIIAYIVTGVVLGPVMFDVVTDEGLVDVMAELGLGFLLFLLGMKMRFDDIREILKPITNIAIGQTVLQTALAFLIAWALGVFGTVEILVIALATVFGATPVIVKVLTDKDEITSLPGKIDVGVLIVQDIYLVVVLALFAADSLDNAGEIAQTLAVIFVMMGFIGLFSIASSRYLLPRVFRRIADNKDVFLIVAIAWAFFFIAIAEGFDLSVEVGAFLAGISLAQLPYSKELEDRITPITDFFILVFFASIGLQIESAASLFAYWREAIIASLVLMIGNFWIMFYLIDREDFSVETSFLGSINMVQVSEFSLVVGALAITQGYIGDDVLGYLTLMALLTMTVSTYIIAYNHAIYERVAPWFSRFESADQEDRTLREYRDHAVAIGYDEVTERALPILEERYGTVVVVDRKTSHIAELEEESRYDYVFGDFRHTEVRKAAGLKNASFVLSSSVQTEVNEALLEEVDDDATVFVEAERINDARMLYDRGATYVIMSTYLTAMKLNDYLEQYFTDREAFDESIAADIERIERRGGTIAEREDRETGLDVDIDPRKLGGGD, encoded by the coding sequence ATGAACCAGATCGCTCTCGCTGCCGACTTTGCTATCATCATCGTCGTCGCGACTGCGATCGGTTTGATTGCGCGCCAACTCGGCCAGCCAACGATCATCGCGTACATCGTGACCGGCGTCGTCCTCGGTCCGGTGATGTTCGACGTCGTCACCGACGAGGGGCTCGTCGACGTGATGGCCGAACTCGGGCTCGGGTTCTTGCTGTTCTTGCTCGGGATGAAGATGCGATTCGACGATATCCGCGAAATTTTGAAGCCGATCACCAACATCGCGATCGGACAGACGGTGCTTCAAACCGCTCTCGCCTTCCTTATCGCCTGGGCTCTCGGCGTCTTTGGCACCGTCGAGATTCTCGTCATCGCCCTCGCGACCGTCTTCGGGGCGACCCCCGTCATCGTCAAGGTGCTCACCGATAAGGACGAGATTACCTCGCTTCCCGGAAAGATCGATGTCGGGGTGCTCATCGTTCAGGACATCTACCTCGTCGTCGTTCTCGCGCTCTTCGCCGCCGATTCGCTGGACAACGCCGGCGAAATCGCCCAGACGCTTGCAGTTATCTTCGTCATGATGGGCTTCATCGGCCTCTTCTCGATCGCCTCCTCTCGATACCTTTTGCCCCGCGTCTTCCGCCGAATCGCGGATAACAAGGACGTGTTCCTCATCGTGGCGATCGCCTGGGCGTTCTTTTTCATCGCGATCGCGGAAGGCTTCGACCTGTCGGTGGAAGTCGGCGCGTTCCTGGCCGGGATCAGTCTCGCTCAGCTCCCATACAGTAAGGAACTCGAGGATCGAATCACGCCGATTACGGACTTTTTCATACTCGTATTCTTCGCGAGCATCGGCCTCCAGATCGAGAGCGCGGCCAGTCTGTTCGCCTACTGGCGGGAAGCGATAATCGCCTCGCTCGTACTGATGATCGGCAACTTCTGGATTATGTTTTACCTCATCGACCGAGAGGATTTCAGCGTCGAGACGTCGTTCCTCGGCTCGATTAACATGGTGCAAGTGAGTGAGTTCTCGCTCGTCGTCGGAGCCCTCGCGATCACACAGGGATACATCGGCGACGATGTCCTCGGGTACCTCACGCTGATGGCGCTGTTGACGATGACGGTCTCGACGTACATCATCGCGTACAATCACGCGATCTACGAGCGAGTCGCACCGTGGTTTAGCCGGTTCGAATCCGCCGATCAGGAGGATCGGACGCTCCGGGAGTATCGTGACCACGCCGTCGCGATCGGGTACGACGAAGTGACCGAACGAGCCCTCCCCATTCTCGAAGAACGGTACGGGACCGTCGTCGTCGTCGACCGAAAAACGAGCCACATCGCTGAACTGGAAGAGGAGAGCCGGTACGACTACGTCTTCGGTGACTTCCGACACACCGAGGTCCGCAAGGCGGCCGGGCTCAAGAACGCGAGTTTCGTCCTGAGCTCGAGCGTCCAGACGGAGGTGAACGAGGCGCTCCTCGAGGAGGTAGACGACGACGCGACGGTCTTCGTCGAGGCCGAGCGAATCAACGACGCTCGCATGCTCTACGATCGTGGCGCGACCTACGTGATCATGAGCACCTACCTGACCGCGATGAAGTTGAACGACTACCTCGAGCAGTACTTTACCGACCGGGAAGCCTTCGACGAATCGATCGCAGCGGATATCGAGAGAATCGAACGCCGCGGCGGAACGATAGCCGAGCGTGAGGACCGAGAGACCGGTCTCGACGTCGACATCGACCCGCGAAAGCTCGGAGGGGGTGACTGA
- a CDS encoding MarR family transcriptional regulator, translating into MSIDRETFERSSEEELEELSSVDRVLGFLATNDDRAFKARTIAREIELDVGAVSTALTRLKSRGLVEHKGTYWAVTSDERRLTSHEGYARATALFNEQFGEEDREEWKEHAPDEPHPSVADEDQ; encoded by the coding sequence ATGTCGATTGATCGGGAAACGTTCGAACGATCGAGTGAGGAGGAGCTCGAGGAACTCTCGTCGGTCGACCGGGTGCTCGGATTCCTCGCGACCAACGACGACAGAGCGTTCAAGGCCCGAACGATCGCTCGAGAGATCGAGCTGGACGTCGGGGCGGTGAGTACTGCACTCACCCGTCTGAAAAGCCGCGGTCTCGTCGAGCACAAGGGGACGTACTGGGCCGTCACGAGCGACGAACGACGGCTCACGAGCCACGAGGGGTACGCACGCGCAACAGCGTTATTCAACGAGCAGTTCGGCGAGGAGGATCGCGAGGAGTGGAAGGAGCACGCGCCCGACGAGCCGCATCCGAGCGTCGCGGACGAAGACCAGTGA
- a CDS encoding cation:proton antiporter, whose product MAAEFIITLSAMFIAAGVLLLVANHFGLSPIPFYIIAGLITGTFFEISDLVELAQWGIAFLVFVFGIRVDIEDVQSVFRDAEIVAFMQLLIVGTIALGIGYGFSVVFGFEYPLRNAIYFAAAATLSSTIVGAGVFEQEIRTNLVHGRLASSIHFFDDIVAIGVILILSAETLGDLQLVTSNIGYGVLFLLAGLLIYRHGFPLLVRLAEGFEELVLMGSISILIAFIAAAEAVGLSIVIGAFAAGIAIRNEGAQALGVRNGIESIKDFFVAIFFVTVGALVQVPSLDVLVLALSLLVLVLFVTPLIHMQAFLFEGYDARTAFLASSRLNQMSELSLVIAIQAWLMGTISSRLFDAIILATAGTMILTVVAKRYEDAVYDSVVERVVRGTQTRRIDERSYVDEELEDHVIVVGYGRQGRLLVDRLEEIEVPYVVVENDPVISDSLGRECQNYVFGDAMATHPMKRARVDDARLLVSTVNHEPLSERLLELPTDAEIILRADTSREATRLLEAGATFVNVPSVLASDQLVENVARVVADRRESATLRDEHLETLRDLERHGFTTRYGGD is encoded by the coding sequence ATGGCGGCCGAATTCATCATCACGCTCTCGGCGATGTTCATCGCTGCGGGGGTGCTTTTGTTGGTCGCGAACCACTTCGGGCTCTCCCCGATCCCGTTCTACATCATCGCCGGGCTGATTACCGGAACGTTCTTCGAAATCTCGGATCTCGTCGAACTCGCCCAGTGGGGAATCGCCTTCCTGGTGTTCGTCTTCGGGATACGCGTCGATATCGAGGACGTCCAGTCCGTCTTTCGGGACGCGGAGATCGTGGCGTTCATGCAACTTCTGATCGTCGGGACGATTGCGCTGGGTATCGGATACGGCTTTTCGGTCGTGTTCGGCTTCGAGTATCCGCTGCGAAACGCGATCTACTTCGCAGCGGCCGCGACGTTGAGTTCGACAATCGTCGGCGCTGGCGTGTTCGAACAGGAGATCCGAACCAACCTCGTCCACGGCCGGCTGGCGTCGTCGATCCACTTTTTCGACGACATAGTCGCCATCGGAGTGATCTTGATCCTCTCGGCCGAGACGCTGGGTGACCTCCAACTCGTCACGTCGAACATCGGATACGGTGTGTTGTTCCTGCTCGCCGGGCTCCTGATATATCGTCACGGCTTCCCGCTGCTGGTTCGGCTCGCGGAGGGATTCGAAGAACTCGTTCTGATGGGGAGCATCTCGATCCTCATCGCGTTCATCGCGGCCGCGGAGGCCGTTGGGCTTTCGATCGTCATCGGCGCGTTCGCCGCCGGGATCGCAATCCGAAACGAGGGGGCACAGGCACTGGGCGTTCGAAACGGGATCGAATCGATCAAGGACTTCTTCGTGGCCATCTTCTTCGTCACCGTCGGTGCGCTGGTCCAGGTCCCGTCTCTCGACGTACTCGTGCTGGCGCTCTCCTTGCTCGTGCTCGTACTCTTCGTTACGCCGCTGATTCACATGCAGGCGTTCCTCTTCGAGGGGTATGACGCGAGAACGGCGTTTCTCGCGAGTTCGAGACTCAATCAGATGAGCGAACTCTCGCTCGTGATCGCGATTCAGGCGTGGTTGATGGGAACGATATCCAGCCGACTGTTCGACGCGATCATCCTGGCTACGGCCGGAACGATGATCCTCACCGTCGTCGCAAAGCGGTACGAGGACGCCGTGTACGATTCCGTCGTCGAGCGGGTCGTCCGTGGCACGCAGACCCGTCGAATCGACGAGCGAAGCTACGTCGACGAGGAACTCGAGGATCACGTCATCGTGGTTGGTTACGGCAGACAGGGACGGTTGCTGGTCGATCGACTCGAGGAAATCGAGGTTCCGTACGTCGTCGTCGAGAACGATCCGGTGATCTCGGACTCGCTCGGACGGGAGTGTCAAAATTACGTGTTTGGCGACGCGATGGCGACGCATCCGATGAAGCGCGCCCGCGTCGACGATGCGAGACTTCTGGTTTCGACCGTGAATCACGAGCCGCTCTCCGAGCGACTTCTCGAGTTACCGACCGACGCGGAGATCATACTCAGAGCCGACACCTCCCGCGAGGCCACGCGTCTGCTCGAGGCCGGGGCGACGTTCGTCAACGTCCCGAGCGTACTCGCGTCGGACCAGCTCGTAGAGAACGTGGCACGCGTCGTCGCGGACAGACGAGAGTCAGCGACGTTGAGAGACGAACACCTCGAAACGCTCAGGGATCTCGAGCGTCACGGATTTACGACTCGATACGGGGGCGATTGA
- a CDS encoding HAD family hydrolase produces MLQAIVFDLDYTLAVPDRDRATILRETIDATGAPEVTRDEYLEAHRSNLTRETREPIFADLLADRESDVDPAELAAVYRETIANTIQPLSGVEAMLADLRAEYRVGLLTNGPIRAQRDKLDVLGWNDAFDAVFVTGELEAGKPDPRAFEAIAGELGVDPAAAVYVGDEVEADVSGATNAGMRAIQVLLEDGPDPDQRAVAYVPQNELATALPDVVADLE; encoded by the coding sequence ATGCTCCAGGCGATCGTCTTCGATCTCGATTACACGCTCGCGGTTCCGGACCGCGACAGAGCAACGATCCTCCGGGAGACGATCGACGCCACCGGCGCACCGGAGGTGACCCGGGACGAGTACCTCGAGGCCCATCGAAGTAATCTCACGCGCGAGACGCGCGAGCCGATCTTCGCTGACTTGCTCGCGGATCGCGAGAGCGACGTCGATCCGGCCGAGCTCGCGGCGGTCTACCGGGAGACGATCGCGAACACGATCCAGCCGCTCTCCGGCGTCGAAGCCATGCTCGCGGATCTCCGGGCGGAGTATCGCGTCGGGTTGCTCACCAACGGACCGATCCGCGCCCAGCGGGACAAACTCGACGTTCTCGGGTGGAACGACGCCTTCGATGCCGTCTTCGTCACGGGCGAACTCGAGGCCGGGAAACCCGATCCGCGGGCGTTCGAAGCGATCGCGGGCGAACTCGGTGTCGATCCCGCGGCAGCCGTCTACGTCGGTGACGAAGTCGAAGCCGACGTCTCCGGGGCGACGAACGCCGGTATGCGGGCGATACAGGTTCTCCTCGAGGACGGCCCCGATCCCGATCAACGAGCCGTCGCATACGTTCCCCAGAACGAACTCGCGACGGCGCTTCCGGACGTCGTTGCGGACCTCGAGTGA
- a CDS encoding reverse transcriptase-like protein encodes MAAHGRPALRNLFDESPTPHIAHPPRTHHRDFYVATDGSFRESGGGLGAVIETRDGTRVARVAAADTPPDNNVAEYRALHLGLDILAARAPRDASIGVLVDHDALASNVNNSVLATRHPDGKPPRPVSVPTATGYHWRGIRARLSGFDEVRAARIDSDQNPAHPLANEPDRYRHVNREPDRCVLPDPLESATGEFPPPSRADRNNGGSRASD; translated from the coding sequence ATGGCCGCTCATGGCCGGCCCGCTCTGCGAAACCTGTTCGACGAGTCACCGACACCTCACATCGCTCATCCTCCACGGACGCATCATCGAGACTTCTACGTCGCGACCGATGGATCGTTCCGGGAGTCAGGCGGCGGTCTCGGTGCCGTCATCGAAACGCGCGATGGGACCCGTGTCGCGCGCGTTGCGGCGGCGGATACACCGCCGGATAACAACGTAGCCGAGTACCGGGCGTTGCACCTGGGTCTCGACATCCTGGCTGCACGTGCCCCTCGAGACGCGTCCATCGGTGTCCTCGTCGATCACGACGCGCTCGCGAGCAACGTCAATAACTCCGTTCTCGCGACCAGACACCCCGACGGAAAGCCTCCGCGGCCCGTCTCCGTACCCACGGCGACGGGCTATCACTGGCGAGGGATTCGGGCCCGACTCAGCGGCTTCGACGAGGTTCGTGCCGCACGCATCGACAGCGACCAGAACCCCGCCCATCCGCTTGCGAACGAACCCGACCGGTATCGCCACGTCAATCGCGAGCCGGACCGCTGTGTCCTGCCTGATCCCCTCGAGTCCGCCACAGGCGAGTTTCCGCCGCCGTCGCGGGCCGACCGGAACAACGGCGGCAGTCGGGCGTCGGATTAG
- a CDS encoding VanZ family protein: MTVRIPLLPPVVRWGLVAGVAAFIFYASILSPPPETVVDTAQPGFLPLDKWRHFVAYATLGYALAYATSTTWDGRRWRAFVLVVALTSLYGAGIELGQSVVPDRGFDPGDVVANALGATLVLFWFAIRPRLELTPVSQWISGSNSTESKGPSE; encoded by the coding sequence ATGACAGTTCGGATTCCGCTCCTTCCTCCCGTCGTTCGCTGGGGGCTCGTCGCCGGCGTCGCGGCATTCATCTTCTACGCGTCGATCCTCTCGCCCCCGCCGGAGACGGTCGTCGACACCGCACAACCGGGTTTCCTCCCGCTGGATAAGTGGCGTCACTTCGTGGCCTACGCGACGCTCGGATACGCGCTCGCGTACGCGACCAGTACGACCTGGGACGGGCGTCGGTGGCGGGCGTTCGTGCTGGTGGTCGCACTGACGTCCCTGTACGGGGCCGGGATCGAACTCGGCCAGTCCGTCGTTCCCGACCGAGGGTTCGACCCCGGCGACGTCGTCGCGAACGCACTCGGTGCGACGCTCGTCCTGTTCTGGTTCGCGATTCGGCCGCGGCTCGAGCTCACGCCGGTTTCACAGTGGATTTCGGGGTCGAACTCGACGGAGTCGAAGGGTCCGTCCGAGTAG
- a CDS encoding DUF4330 family protein: MIDDDGNLLGVVNVIDAIAIVLVVSIIVAGIAVVSGGDGPGTNLGATGALAVGLLLVVLLAGVAVVSGNGSEFETRYATVDLGEQPAYVVDRLEAGDVARLEDADEEITVTDVHATPVADRPLVTIQTELDDVVLENDRGRTTERFAGVPLKLGRELRLDFGAYAISGTVTDVGVDPTLPIDATTTTAELEARDVSPAVAEGLEVGLTETVRGETIATLEAVDREPATVVLESDDGTVHEREHPRHEDVTLSVTLQTVESETGLTFRDERIGIGTTIELALETITVEGEITRIDDGPASDSSR, from the coding sequence ATGATAGACGACGACGGCAATCTCCTCGGCGTCGTCAATGTCATCGACGCGATCGCGATCGTTCTGGTCGTCTCCATCATTGTCGCGGGAATCGCAGTCGTCTCGGGCGGCGACGGACCGGGAACGAACCTCGGCGCTACCGGCGCGCTCGCCGTTGGATTGCTCCTCGTCGTGTTGCTCGCTGGCGTCGCGGTTGTTTCTGGCAACGGGTCCGAGTTCGAGACCAGATACGCGACCGTCGACCTCGGCGAGCAGCCGGCGTACGTCGTGGATCGGCTCGAGGCGGGTGACGTCGCCCGCCTCGAGGACGCGGACGAGGAAATCACGGTGACGGACGTCCACGCCACGCCCGTCGCGGATCGCCCCCTCGTGACGATCCAGACTGAACTCGACGACGTCGTGCTCGAGAACGATCGAGGTCGAACCACGGAACGCTTCGCCGGCGTTCCGCTCAAACTCGGTCGCGAACTGCGTCTCGACTTCGGCGCGTACGCGATTTCGGGAACGGTTACCGACGTCGGAGTCGACCCGACTCTCCCGATCGACGCGACGACGACCACCGCCGAACTCGAGGCACGAGACGTCTCTCCCGCCGTCGCCGAGGGACTCGAGGTCGGTCTGACCGAGACGGTGCGCGGCGAGACGATCGCGACGCTCGAGGCGGTCGACCGGGAGCCCGCGACGGTCGTCCTCGAGAGCGACGACGGAACCGTCCACGAGCGCGAGCATCCGCGACACGAGGACGTGACGCTTTCCGTCACGCTGCAGACGGTCGAGTCGGAGACGGGACTCACCTTCCGGGACGAACGGATCGGGATCGGAACCACCATCGAACTCGCGCTCGAGACGATCACCGTCGAGGGCGAGATCACCCGGATCGACGACGGTCCGGCGAGCGACTCGAGTCGGTGA
- a CDS encoding DUF7344 domain-containing protein — translation MDPRSTTRMEAACSLLAESERRYLLYLLAEGRGSSLEDLVTQVAAWELEQPAATVDSEGRQRIYAGLVHNHLPRLADYGIIEYDLRSDEIVLADGFDDIKPLLEQFRQTEEVPEIRQRPAL, via the coding sequence ATGGACCCACGGAGCACAACTCGAATGGAAGCTGCGTGTTCCCTGTTAGCCGAATCCGAGCGGCGGTATTTGCTCTACCTCCTTGCGGAGGGTCGAGGATCGTCCCTCGAGGATCTCGTCACGCAGGTTGCGGCCTGGGAGCTCGAACAACCGGCGGCGACGGTAGATTCGGAGGGTCGCCAGCGAATCTACGCTGGCCTCGTCCACAACCACCTTCCGCGTCTCGCTGATTACGGCATCATCGAGTACGATCTCAGAAGCGACGAGATCGTTCTGGCCGACGGATTCGACGACATCAAGCCGCTCCTCGAGCAGTTCAGACAGACCGAGGAGGTTCCGGAAATCCGTCAGCGGCCGGCCTTGTAA
- a CDS encoding VOC family protein yields MSDSNLSAHHVGIAVDDLEATLAFYRDALGLSIIDRFSVSGEAFSDGIGVEDASGSFVHLEADGIRVELVEFDPKARDSPATGLNQPGTTHVAFAVDDLEVIANELPDDVPTISEPRTTASGTSILFVRDPEGNLIELLEA; encoded by the coding sequence ATGTCCGATTCGAACCTCAGCGCCCATCACGTCGGTATCGCAGTCGACGACCTCGAAGCAACCCTGGCGTTCTACCGGGACGCCCTCGGACTGTCGATCATCGACCGCTTTAGCGTCTCCGGCGAGGCGTTCTCGGACGGTATCGGCGTCGAGGACGCTAGCGGGAGCTTCGTCCACCTCGAGGCCGACGGGATCAGGGTCGAACTCGTCGAATTCGATCCGAAAGCCAGGGACTCCCCGGCGACGGGACTCAACCAGCCGGGAACCACCCACGTCGCGTTCGCAGTCGACGACCTCGAGGTGATCGCGAACGAACTCCCGGACGACGTTCCGACGATCAGCGAGCCGCGAACGACCGCGAGTGGGACCTCGATCCTCTTCGTTCGAGATCCGGAGGGGAACCTGATCGAACTCCTCGAAGCCTGA